A single region of the Borrelia hermsii DAH genome encodes:
- the coaBC gene encoding bifunctional phosphopantothenoylcysteine decarboxylase/phosphopantothenate--cysteine ligase CoaBC, whose amino-acid sequence MKKHKNILIGICGGIAAYKSACIVSSLIKMGYNVKVIMTENATKFITPLTLETVSKNRVIKSLWNTTHEEVEHINLARWANLILIIPATYNIISKIASGIADDALSTIISASTAPTYFAIAMNNIMYQNPILKENIEKLKKYNYKFIEPDEGFLACSLNAIGRLKNENDILKIILNALAPKLPLKNKKILITASRTEEALDPIRYLSNKSTGQMGFNLGIEAQNLGADVTIITGPSNEKKPYGINIIKIKTAAEMYKEAISIYQEFDIIIGAAAVADFRPDKTYKTKIKKNTMEELHIKFIKNPDIIKHIGKNKTKNQVVIGFCAQKDEILIEKAKEKLKTKNLDYIIANDLKYLGSSLNKIYIINKDSVKELPEMSKKETATEILKILYQ is encoded by the coding sequence ATGAAAAAACACAAAAATATATTGATCGGAATATGCGGAGGAATTGCGGCCTACAAGTCAGCCTGTATTGTCTCAAGTCTAATAAAGATGGGATATAACGTCAAAGTTATAATGACAGAAAATGCCACTAAATTCATTACTCCTCTAACACTAGAGACTGTCTCTAAAAACAGAGTGATTAAAAGTCTGTGGAACACAACACATGAGGAAGTAGAACACATAAACCTAGCAAGATGGGCAAATTTAATATTAATTATTCCAGCAACATACAATATCATTTCCAAGATTGCATCAGGGATTGCTGATGATGCTCTAAGTACAATCATATCTGCAAGTACAGCTCCAACTTATTTCGCAATAGCAATGAATAACATAATGTATCAAAACCCCATTTTAAAAGAAAACATTGAAAAATTAAAAAAATATAATTATAAATTTATTGAACCTGATGAAGGATTTCTGGCATGTTCTTTAAATGCCATTGGACGACTTAAGAATGAAAATGATATTTTAAAAATAATATTAAACGCATTAGCACCAAAATTACCCTTAAAAAACAAAAAGATACTAATAACCGCTTCTAGAACTGAAGAAGCATTAGATCCAATTCGTTACTTATCAAATAAATCAACAGGACAAATGGGTTTCAATTTAGGGATTGAGGCACAAAACCTTGGAGCTGATGTTACAATAATTACAGGCCCCAGCAATGAAAAAAAACCCTATGGAATAAACATTATTAAAATAAAAACAGCAGCAGAAATGTACAAAGAAGCAATAAGCATATACCAAGAATTCGATATAATAATTGGTGCTGCTGCTGTTGCAGACTTTAGACCCGACAAGACTTATAAAACTAAAATTAAAAAAAATACAATGGAAGAGCTTCATATTAAGTTCATCAAAAATCCAGACATAATAAAACATATAGGTAAAAATAAAACTAAAAACCAAGTTGTTATTGGATTTTGTGCTCAAAAAGATGAAATCTTAATAGAAAAAGCCAAAGAAAAACTAAAGACAAAAAATTTAGACTATATTATTGCAAATGACTTAAAATATTTGGGCTCAAGCTTAAACAAAATTTACATAATAAATAAAGACAGCGTTAAAGAACTCCCTGAAATGTCAAAAAAAGAAACGGCAACAGAGATTTTGAAAATTTTATATCAATAA
- a CDS encoding sodium:solute symporter family transporter has translation MTRGFFVFFIFLILYCAFGFFARKKRARSLFLHNYFLANQGLNFVVMALVVASSYISASSFISGPSAVYRYGLSFIFLAVIQIPTSLISFVIVGEKLNLEAKKINAINIIDYIGYRYLSRSLVLVSSFIIIFFSLFLISAQLMGGAKLLEVFFQIGYTDALIFFSLFVFLYVCLGGFKMIAYMDFIQGILMIVASVLLFSRLVDLGGGISNLFNMARLNLKDDLFLPSNLDLKIGYIISFWILIGIGVLGLPQFVNNFIAFKDVKSMRFSLPIVTFVIGFLVVIMHLIGFFSLVIFSKFEPNDKFILNVALEVLNPKIFILFFVGLLSAIMSTIDSGLLLLSSIWVKAIMSLNKSLVGKIGINRITIISNVCFMSIIVFLSLNPPDFLFFLNIFAIGALEVSFFSIIVFGLYFNFVSKISAFISQFLGLLSYLIIIFYGEVSSYYFHPIVPSLFISISSFLIVNLFCQRCSKI, from the coding sequence ATGACTAGAGGATTTTTTGTATTTTTTATCTTTTTGATTTTATATTGCGCTTTTGGTTTTTTTGCTAGAAAAAAAAGGGCGAGATCGTTATTTTTACATAATTATTTTCTTGCAAATCAGGGTCTAAATTTTGTCGTAATGGCATTAGTAGTTGCTTCTAGCTATATTAGTGCTAGTAGTTTTATTTCAGGGCCTTCAGCTGTTTATAGATATGGATTATCTTTCATATTCTTAGCAGTTATTCAAATTCCTACAAGTTTAATTTCATTTGTCATTGTTGGTGAGAAATTAAATTTGGAAGCAAAAAAAATTAATGCAATTAATATTATTGATTATATTGGATATAGATATCTCAGTCGCTCTTTAGTTCTAGTTAGTAGTTTTATAATCATTTTTTTTTCTTTGTTTTTAATCTCAGCTCAGCTTATGGGAGGTGCTAAACTTTTAGAAGTTTTTTTTCAAATCGGTTATACTGATGCTCTTATTTTTTTCTCTCTATTTGTTTTTTTATATGTTTGTTTGGGTGGGTTTAAGATGATAGCATATATGGATTTCATTCAAGGCATTTTGATGATCGTAGCGTCTGTACTATTATTTTCAAGACTAGTTGATTTGGGAGGTGGAATTAGTAATCTCTTTAATATGGCTCGGTTGAATCTTAAAGATGATTTATTTTTGCCATCAAACTTAGATTTGAAAATTGGATATATAATTTCTTTTTGGATATTAATAGGAATTGGAGTATTGGGGCTGCCACAATTTGTTAATAATTTTATAGCATTTAAAGATGTGAAATCTATGAGATTTTCTCTTCCCATTGTTACTTTTGTAATAGGGTTTTTAGTTGTTATTATGCATTTAATAGGTTTTTTTTCCCTTGTTATTTTTTCCAAATTTGAACCAAATGATAAATTTATTTTAAATGTAGCATTAGAGGTATTAAATCCTAAAATATTTATATTATTTTTTGTAGGACTCTTATCAGCGATAATGTCTACAATAGATTCAGGTCTTCTATTGCTGTCTTCTATTTGGGTAAAAGCAATAATGTCTTTAAATAAGAGTCTTGTTGGTAAGATTGGAATTAATAGAATTACTATTATTTCTAATGTTTGTTTTATGTCAATAATCGTTTTTTTATCTTTAAATCCACCTGATTTTTTGTTTTTTTTAAATATTTTTGCAATTGGGGCCTTGGAAGTTTCATTCTTTTCTATTATTGTTTTTGGGCTTTATTTTAATTTTGTAAGTAAAATATCAGCTTTTATTTCTCAGTTTTTGGGACTTTTAAGTTATTTGATCATAATTTTTTATGGTGAAGTAAGTAGTTATTATTTTCATCCTATTGTTCCTTCACTTTTTATATCTATATCTTCATTTTTGATAGTTAATCTTTTTTGTCAAAGATGTAGTAAAATTTAG
- a CDS encoding pseudouridine synthase family protein — MLSLNDKSVGKYRVIDVLKNDNGKRLDAVLIKFLKFPKSKIMRHIRNGDILLNNLKVTFSHRVFKDDQIYLYKPLLQGLSLSKMTVKDEDAILRDVKRRIVYEDEDLLVINKRRGALVHGDKYSLGALINSYLLDENLESLSFKPSSVHRLDRNTSGLIIFAKNIDSARILSRAFSSGIVTKKYLALLDGEIKKPLTYRNFLYRDRIARKTFVVNDEGRCNAITDVKPILVSKSSTLAEVSIRTGFTHQIRAQCAFNKHALINDKKYDSKFKKNNYFLHSFLIKFNQSLFLRNEFFVEPSSDFLKQISNIFGVYDFKGFI, encoded by the coding sequence ATGTTGTCTTTAAATGATAAGAGTGTTGGTAAATATAGAGTTATCGATGTTCTAAAGAATGACAATGGTAAAAGACTTGATGCAGTGTTAATAAAGTTTTTAAAATTTCCTAAATCTAAAATAATGAGACATATTAGAAATGGAGATATTCTTTTAAATAATTTAAAGGTTACTTTTTCTCATAGAGTTTTTAAGGATGATCAAATTTATTTATATAAACCTTTACTTCAAGGTTTAAGTTTAAGCAAGATGACAGTCAAAGATGAGGATGCTATATTAAGAGATGTAAAGAGAAGGATAGTATATGAGGATGAGGATTTGCTTGTAATTAACAAGAGAAGAGGAGCTTTGGTTCATGGAGACAAGTATTCACTTGGTGCTTTAATTAATTCTTATCTTTTAGATGAAAATCTTGAGTCTCTTAGTTTTAAACCTTCATCTGTGCATAGATTAGATAGGAATACCTCAGGGCTCATTATTTTTGCAAAAAATATAGATTCTGCAAGAATTTTAAGTAGGGCATTTAGTAGTGGTATTGTTACTAAAAAGTATTTGGCTTTGCTTGATGGTGAGATTAAAAAACCTTTGACTTATAGGAACTTTTTATATCGTGATAGGATTGCAAGAAAAACCTTCGTTGTTAATGATGAGGGCAGATGTAATGCCATAACTGATGTTAAACCAATTTTAGTCTCTAAATCTTCAACGCTTGCTGAGGTGTCAATTAGGACGGGGTTTACACATCAAATAAGAGCACAATGTGCTTTTAATAAACATGCCTTGATTAACGATAAGAAATATGATTCTAAATTTAAAAAAAACAATTACTTTTTACATTCTTTTTTGATAAAATTTAACCAGTCTTTATTTTTAAGAAATGAATTTTTTGTTGAACCTAGTTCAGATTTTTTAAAACAGATAAGTAATATTTTTGGTGTATATGATTTTAAAGGATTTATTTAA